A single region of the Sorghum bicolor cultivar BTx623 chromosome 9, Sorghum_bicolor_NCBIv3, whole genome shotgun sequence genome encodes:
- the LOC8072702 gene encoding universal stress protein PHOS32, with product MAMAMAGTGSGRNIGVAVDFSSCSKNALRWAAANLAAPGDRLILIHVKTSYQYEQGVAHLWEHDGSPLIPLVELSDPRVGNIYGVAPDGETMEVLARAAAERGVHVLAKVMWGDPGRKLTEAVHKVPLQWLVVGNRGLSTVKRVLMGSVSTYVVNHAACPVTVVRENKQNMLPLPSALTMPTT from the exons atggccatggccatggccggGACCGGAAGCGGAAGGAACATCGGCGTTGCGGTGGACTTCTCGTCGTGCAGCAAGAACGCGCTGCGGTGGGCGGCGGCGAACCTTGCGGCGCCCGGCGACCGGCTCATCCTCATCCACGTCAAGACCTCGTACCAGTACGAGCAAGGCGTGGCGCATCTCTGGGAGCACGACGGATCAC CGCTGATCCCTCTGGTGGAGCTGTCGGACCCGCGGGTGGGAAACATCTACGGCGTGGCGCCGGACGGGGAGACGATGGAGGTCCTGGCGCGGGCCGCCGCCGAGAGAGGCGTCCACGTCTTGGCCAAGGTGATGTGGGGCGACCCCGGCAGGAAGCTCACGGAGGCCGTCCACAAGGTGCCCCTGCAGTGGCTGGTCGTCGGCAACAGAGGCCTCAGCACGGTTAAGAGGGTTCTCATGGGAAGCGTCAGCACCTACGTGGTCAACCACGCCGCCTGCCCCGTCACCGTCGTCAGGGAGAACAAGCAGAACATGCTGCCCCTGCCCTCAGCACTCACCATGCCCACCACCTAG
- the LOC8080943 gene encoding LRR receptor-like serine/threonine-protein kinase GSO1, with product MAIKQSNSFSPRVHAGLSLLFCILLAPVSLATPATAPAALLEVKSGLTDPEGVLSGWSLEADVCSWHGITCLPGEVGIVTGLNLSGYGLSGVIPPAISGLVSVESIDLSSNSLTGPIPPELGVLENLRTLLLFSNSLTGTIPPELGLLKNLKVLRIGDNRLHGEIPPQLGDCSELETLGLAYCQLNGTIPAELGNLKQLQKLALDNNTLTGGIPEQLAGCVSLRFLSVSDNMLQGNIPSFLGSFSDLQSLNLANNQFSGEIPVEIGNLSSLTYLNLLGNSLTGAIPAELNRLGQLQVLDLSMNNISGKVSISPAQLKNLKYLVLSGNLLDGAIPEDLCAGDSSSLLENLFLAGNNLEGGIEALLNCDALQSIDVSNNSFTGVIPPGIDRLPGLVNLALHNNSFTGGLPRQIGNLSNLEILSLFHNGLTGGIPSEIGRLQKLKLLFLYENQMSGTIPDELTNCTSLEEVDFFGNHFHGPIPERIGNLRNLAVLQLRQNDLSGPIPASLGECRSLQALALADNRLTGVLPETFGQLTELSVVTLYNNSLEGPLPESLFQLKNLTVINFSHNRFAGSLVPLLGSTSLAVLALTSNSFSGVIPAVVARSRNMVRLQLGGNRLTGAIPAELGNLTRLSMLDLSLNNLSGDIPAELSSCVELTHLKLDGNSLTGTVPAWLGSLRSLGELDLSWNVFTGGIPPELGNCSGLLKLSLSDNHLTGSIPPEIGRLTSLNVLNLNKNSLTGAIPPSLQQCNKLYELRLSENSLEGPIPPELGQLSELQVILDLSRNRLSGEIPASLGSLVKLERLNLSSNRLDGQIPSSLLQLTSLHRLNLSDNLLSGAVPAGLSSFPAASFVGNELCGAPLPPCGPRSPARRLSGTEVVVIVAGIALVSAVVCVALLYTMLRVWSNWRAVSVSNSDGEESVHGGGGHGGGGGKWGDGKYWKVGSPVSWSAEQKHSSGSETASVLHGKSTEAAAGAGKS from the coding sequence ATGGCTATCAAGCAGAGCAACAGCTTCTCTCCGCGTGTTCATGCTGGTCTATCCCTGCTCTTCTGCATCCTGCTTGCACCTGTAAGTTTAGCCACACCAGCCACAGCTCCTGCTGCTCTCTTGGAAGTGAAGTCCGGCCTCACTGACCCTGAAGGCGTCCTCTCCGGCTGGTCACTGGAGGCCGACGTGTGCTCATGGCACGGCATTACATGCCTGCCCGGGGAGGTGGGCATTGTGACAGGCCTCAACCTGTCCGGGTACGGCCTGTCAGGCGTGATACCGCCGGCGATCAGTGGCCTCGTCTCCGTCGAGTCCATTGACTTGTCCTCCAATTCCCTCACCGGGCCGATCCCGCCGGAGCTTGGCGTGCTGGAGAACCTGAGGACGCTgctcctcttctccaactccctCACCGGCACCATCCCGCCGGAGCTCGGTCTTCTCAAGAACCTCAAGGTGCTCAGGATCGGCGACAACAGGCTGCACGGCGAGATCCCGCCGCAACTGGGCGACTGCTCGGAGCTGGAGACGCTCGGCCTGGCCTACTGCCAGCTGAATGGCACCATTCCTGCTGAGCTTGGCAACCTGAAGCAGCTGCAGAAGCTGGCCCTGGACAACAACACCCTCACCGGCGGCATCCCGGAGCAGCTTGCTGGCTGCGTAAGCTTGCGCTTTCTGTCAGTGTCTGATAACATGCTGCAAGGCAACATTCCTTCGTTTCTTGGGAGCTTCAGTGATCTCCAGTCTCTTAATTTAGCAAACAATCAGTTTTCCGGTGAGATTCCGGTGGAGATCGGCAACCTTTCCAGCTTGACATACCTCAACCTGCTCGGCAACAGCCTGACCGGCGCCATTCCGGCAGAACTGAACCGGCTGGGCCAGCTGCAGGTTCTGGACTTATCCATGAACAACATTTCTGGAAAGGTCAGCATCTCTCCAGCACAACTGAAGAACCTGAAGTACCTTGTGCTGTCTGGCAATCTCCTTGATGGCGCCATCCCTGAAGACCTCTGCGCCGGCGACTCATCAAGCTTGCTGGAGAACCTGTTCCTTGCTGGCAACAATCTTGAAGGCGGCATCGAGGCGCTGCTCAACTGCGATGCTCTCCAGTCCATCGACGTGTCAAACAACAGCTTCACCGGAGTGATACCGCCGGGCATTGACCGGCTGCCTGGCCTCGTCAACCTCGCTCTGCACAACAACAGCTTCACCGGCGGCCTGCCGCGACAGATAGGGAACCTGAGCAACCTGGAGATTCTGTCTCTATTCCACAATGGCCTCACCGGTGGAATACCGTCGGAGATCGGCAGGCTTCAGAAGCTGAAGCTCTTGTTTCTCTACGAGAACCAGATGTCCGGAACCATCCCTGACGAGCTCACCAACTGCACGAGCTTGGAAGAGGTGGACTTCTTCGGCAATCACTTCCATGGCCCTATTCCAGAAAGGATTGGGAACCTCAGGAACCTGGCCGTGCTTCAGCTCCGGCAGAACGACCTGTCGGGCCCCATTCCGGCGAGCCTCGGTGAGTGCAGGAGCCTCCAGGCGCTGGCATTGGCAGACAACCGGCTTACCGGCGTGTTGCCCGAGACGTTCGGGCAGCTCACCGAGCTCAGCGTGGTAACGCTGTACAACAACTCCCTCGAGGGCCCCCTGCCGGAGTCGCTGTTCCAGCTCAAGAACCTCACCGTGATCAACTTCTCCCACAACCGGTTCGCCGGCAGCCTCGTCCCTCTCCTCGGCTCGACCTCCCTCGCCGTGCTGGCGCTCACCAGCAACAGCTTCTCCGGCGTCATTCCAGCGGTGGTCGCCCGATCGAGGAACATGGTCCGGCTCCAGCTTGGCGGCAACCGGCTCACCGGTGCGATACCGGCCGAACTAGGCAATCTGACAAGGCTCAGCATGCTTGACCTTTCGCTCAACAACCTCTCCGGCGACATCCCGGCGGAGCTCTCCAGCTGCGTTGAGCTCACCCATTTGAAGCTCGACGGGAACAGCCTGACGGGCACCGTTCCTGCATGGCTCGGCAGCCTCAGGTCACTAGGCGAGCTCGACCTGTCGTGGAATGTGTTCACCGGAGGCATCCCGCCGGAGCTGGGCAACTGCTCGGGTCTACTGAAGCTGTCCCTCAGCGACAACCACCTCACCGGAAGCATCCCGCCGGAGATCGGCAGGCTGACGTCTCTAAACGTCCTGAACCTGAACAAGAACAGCCTCACCGGCGCCATACCGCCGTCGCTGCAGCAATGCAACAAGCTGTACGAGCTGAGACTGTCGGAGAACTCGCTGGAGGGTCCGATCCCGCCGGAGCTCGGGCAGCTCTCGGAGCTGCAGGTGATACTGGACCTGAGCCGGAACAGGCTCTCCGGCGAGATCCCGGCGTCCCTCGGCAGCCTCGTGAAGCTGGAGCGGCTGAACCTGTCGTCCAACCGGCTGGACGGGCAGATACCGTCCTCGCTGCTGCAGCTGACGAGCCTGCACCGCCTGAACCTCTCCGACAACCTCCTCTCCGGCGCGGTGCCCGCGGGGCTGTCGAGCTTCCCGGCGGCGTCGTTCGTCGGCAACGAGCTCTGCGGCGCGCCGCTGCCACCGTGCGGGCCGCGGTCGCCTGCTAGGCGGCTGTCGGGCACGGAGGTGGTCGTGATCGTTGCGGGCATCGCGCTGGTCTCGGCGGTGGTGTGCGTGGCGCTGCTGTACACCATGCTGAGGGTGTGGAGCAACTGGCGGGCCGTGTCGGTCTCCAACTCCGACGGCGAGGAGTCGGTGCACGGcggcggtggccatggcggtggtggtgggaAGTGGGGCGACGGCAAGTACTGGAAAGTAGGATCGCCGGTGTCTTGGTCGGCGGAGCAGAAGCACAGCTCAGGGTCTGAGACCGCCAGCGTGCTCCATGGCAAGTCCACGGAGGCTGCCGCCGGAGCCGGGAAGAGCTAG
- the LOC8080942 gene encoding uncharacterized protein LOC8080942 encodes MKPRKFGYGYGRGRRAAALLLLLFCLCLSSLFLLLLHGSSAPLEPAAEQKAAGVTEPQAEVEEAPLPPGNSKVAFLFIARNRLPLELVWDAFFRGDKDGRFSILVHSRPGFVLTRATTRSRFFYNRQVNDSIQVDWGEASMITAERILLSHALKDPLNDRFVFVSDSCVPLYNFSYTYDYIMSSSTSFVDSFADTKAGRYNPRMDPVIPVENWRKGSQWAVLIKRHAEVVVDDEVVLPEFQKHCRRRPLPEFWRDWDRPIPAEAWKAHNCIPDEHYVQTLLAQNGLEEELTRRSVTHSAWDLSASKDRERRGWHPVTYKVSDATPRLIKSIKDIDNIYYETENRREWCTSNGKPAPCFLFARKFTRGAGLKLLDSSLIASK; translated from the exons ATGAAGCCGCGGAAGTTCGGCTACGGCTACGGCCGGGGCAggcgcgcggcggcgctgctcctgctgctgttctGCCTCTGCCTCAGCAGCCTTTTCCTCCTGCTTCTCCATGGCTCCTCCGCGCCGCTGGAGCCCGCGGCGGAGCAGAAGGCGGCGGGAGTGACCGAGCCGCAGGCGGAGGTGGAGGAGGCGCCGCTACCGCCGGGGAACTCCAAGGTCGCTTTCCTCTTCATCGCGCGCAACCGCCTCCCGCTCGAACTCGTCTGGGATGCCTTCTTCCGC GGTGACAAGGATGGGAGGTTCTCCATCCTCGTGCACTCGCGGCCGGGCTTCGTGCTCACCCGAGCCACCACCCGGTCCCGATTCTTCTACAACCGTCAGGTCAATGACAGCATCCag GTGGATTGGGGGGAGGCGAGCATGATCACGGCGGAGCGCATTCTGCTCAGCCATGCTCTTAAGGATCCGCTCAATGACCGCTTTGTTTTTGTCTCCGACAG CTGTGTACCATTGTACAATTTCAGCTACACTTACGACTACATAATGTCATCATCAACCAGCTTTGTAGACAG TTTTGCTGATACAAAGGCAGGGAGATACAACCCAAGAATGGACCCAGTTATTCCAGTGGAGAATTGGAGAAAAGGCTCACAG TGGGCTGTGCTAATTAAAAGGCATGCTGAGGTTGTGGTTGATGATGAAGTGGTGTTACCGGAATTCCAGAAGCATTGCAGG AGGAGACCCTTGCCAGAGTTCTGGCGGGATTGGGATCGTCCCATT CCTGCAGAGGCATGGAAAGCCCATAACTGCATACCAGATGAGCACTATGTTCAGACGTTGCTTGCA CAAAATGGTCTAGAAGAAGAACTTACACGACGATCAGTAACACATAGTGCATGGGATCTTTCAGCTTCTAAAGATCGTGAAAGACGTGGGTGGCATCCTGTAACATATAAAGTCTCCGATGCTACTCCTAGACTTATAAAATCTATAAAG GATATCGATAATATATATTACGAGACTGAAAATAGGAGGGAGTGGTGTACAAGTAATGGAAAGCCAGCACCCTGCTTCCTTTTTGCTAGGAAGTTTACACGTGGAGCTGGTCTCAAGCTTCTTGATTCA TCACTGATAGCTTCAAAGTGA